The proteins below are encoded in one region of Helianthus annuus cultivar XRQ/B chromosome 2, HanXRQr2.0-SUNRISE, whole genome shotgun sequence:
- the LOC110905381 gene encoding serpin-ZX, protein MDFKQSIRDQTHVSTTLAAHLLSKKHDSNVVFSPVSIHAVLSLLAQGTTGRTRDQLLAFLKTNTTHNLNSLYSQYVSSIFGDSSSTDGPRLSSIFGDSSSSDGPRLSIANGVWVDKTLSLKPSFKQVVDDVYKAVCKQVDFQTKAAEVVDEVNLWAERQTNGLIKELLHADEVSSLTRLIFANALYFKGTWRDPFDREATIESDFHLLGGNKVQVPFMTDNEFKFVCEYDDFKVLGLPYLRGQERREFTMYFFLPNAKDGLQSLVQKIGSTSDFLDSHIRGQQVEVGRFLLPKFKIEFRFKVCDMLMELGLVLPFTGEDGLTEMADSSAGERLHVSSIHQKSFMEVNEEGTEAAAVTYEQCYGCASDEEEPRRVDFVADHPFLFVIREDVTGVVLFVGQVINPSVG, encoded by the exons ATGGACTTTAAACAATCAATCAGGGATCAAACCCACGTCTCAACGACACTCGCAGCCCACCTTCTCTCCAAAAAGCACGACTCTAACGTTGTTTTCTCTCCAGTTTCGATTCATGCCGTCCTCAGTTTACTAGCCCAGGGTACCACAGGTCGAACACGCGACCAACTCCTCGCTTTCCTCAAAACAAATACTACCCATAACCTCAACTCTCTTTATTCACAGTATGTGTCCTCTATCTTTGGGGACAGTAGCTCCACTGATGGACCTCGGTTGTCCTCTATCTTTGGGGACAGTAGCTCCAGTGATGGACCTCGGTTGTCTATTGCAAACGGGGTTTGGGTTGACAAAACCCTTTCTCTGAAGCCTTCTTTCAAGCAAGTTGTCGACGACGTTTATAAAGCCGTTTGCAAACAAGTTGATTTCCAAACGAAG GCTGCTGAGGTAGTCGATGAAGTGAATTTGTGGGCTGAAAGGCAAACAAATGGCCTTATCAAAGAACTCCTTCATGCTGATGAAGTAAGCAGTCTCACAAGACTCATCTTTGCAAATGCCCTCTACTTCAAGGGAACATGGAGGGACCCCTTTGACCGAGAAGCGACAATAGAATCCGATTTTCACCTCCTCGGTGGAAACAAAGTTCAAGTTCCCTTCATGACCGACAACGAATTCAAATTTGTGTGTGAATATGATGATTTCAAAGTACTAGGTCTTCCCTATTTACGAGGTCAAGAAAGACGTGAGTTCACAATGTACTTTTTCCTACCCAATGCAAAAGACGGCCTTCAATCTTTAGTACAGAAAATTGGTTCCACATCTGACTTTTTAGATAGTCACATTCGAGGTCAACAAGTAGAAGTCGGACGCTTTTTGCTACCAAAATTTAAGATCGAATTCAGGTTTAAAGTTTGTGATATGTTGATGGAATTAGGGCTCGTATTGCCATTCACGGGTGAAGATGGTTTGACTGAAATGGCTGATTCGTCTGCTGGTGAAAGGCTTCATGTTTCGAGCATTCACCAAAAATCTTTTATGGAGGTGAATGAAGAAGGTACAGAAGCAGCGGCCGTTACATATGAGCAGTGTTATGGTTGTGCGTCGGATGAAGAGGAGCCCAGGAGGGTGGATTTCGTAGCGGATCATCCGTTTTTATTTGTGATAAGAGAAGATGTGACAGGGGTTGTGTTGTTTGTGGGACAGGTAATTAACCCGAGTGTTGGTTAA
- the LOC110895493 gene encoding serpin-ZX, translating to MADSTDFQQSIRDQTHVSTTLAAHLLSKKHDSNVVFSPVSIHAVLSLLAQGTTGPTRDQLLAFLKTNTTHNLNSLYSQYVSSIFGDSCSSDGPRLSFANGVWIDKTLSFKPSFKQVVDDVYKALCKQVDFQTKAAEVVDEVNLWAEKQTNGLIKELLPVNGVSSFTRLIFANAIYFKGTWRDPFNPETTKESDFHLLGGNKVQVPFMTNNEFKFVCEYDDFKVLGLPYLQGEERRQFTMYFFLPDAKDGLQYLVQKIGSTSDFLDSHIRGQKVKVGRLLLPKFKIEFRFKACDMLKELGLVLPFTGEDGLTEMADSHAGERLHVSSIHHKSFMEVNEEGTEAAAVTYEEVCGFAFNEEKPRTVDFVADHPFLFVIREDVTGVVLFMGQVIDPSVLI from the exons ATGGCTGACTCTACGGATTTTCAACAATCAATTAGGGATCAAACCCACGTCTCAACCACACTCGCTGCCCACCTTCTCTCCAAAAAGCACGACTCCAACGTTGTTTTCTCTCCAGTTTCGATTCATGCCGTCCTCAGTTTACTAGCCCAGGGTACCACAGGTCCAACACGTGACCAACTCCTTGCTTTCCTCAAAACAAATACTACCCATAACCTCAACTCTCTTTATTCACAGTATGTGTCCTCTATCTTTGGGGACAGTTGCTCCAGTGATGGACCTCGGTTGTCTTTTGCAAACGGGGTTTGGATTGACAAAACCCTTTCTTTCAAACCTTCTTTCAAGCAAGTTGTCGACGACGTTTATAAAGCCCTTTGCAAACAAGTCGATTTCCAAACGAAG GCTGCGGAGGTAGTCGATGAAGTGAATTTGTGGGCTGAAAAGCAAACAAATGGCCTTATCAAAGAACTTCTTCCTGTTAATGGAGTAAGCAGTTTCACCAGGCTCATCTTTGCAAATGCCATCTACTTCAAGGGAACATGGAGGGACCCGTTTAACCCAGAAACGACAAAAGAATCCGATTTTCACCTCCTTGGTGGAAACAAAGTTCAAGTTCCCTTCATGACCAACAATGAATTCAAATTTGTGTGTGAATATGATGATTTCAAAGTACTAGGTCTTCCCTATTTACAAGGTGAAGAAAGACGTCAGTTCACGATGTACTTTTTCCTCCCAGATGCAAAAGACGGCCTTCaatatttagtacagaaaattggTTCCACATCTGACTTTTTAGATAGTCACATTCGAGGTCAAAAAGTAAAAGTTGGGCGGCTTTTGCTACCAAAATTTAAGATCGAATTCAGGTTTAAAGCTTGTGATATGTTGAAGGAATTAGGGCTTGTATTGCCTTTCACGGGCGAAGATGGTTTGACTGAAATGGCCGATTCGCATGCTGGTGAAAGGCTTCATGTTTCGAGCATTCACCATAAATCTTTTATGGAGGTGAATGAAGAAGGTACAGAAGCAGCGGCTGTTACATACGAGGAGGTGTGCGGTTTTGCGTTCAATGAAGAGAAACCCAGGACGGTGGATTTTGTGGCGGATCACCCGTTTTTGTTTGTTATAAGAGAAGATGTGACAGGGGTTGTCTTGTTTATGGGACAGGTAATTGACCCAAGTGTTTTGATTTAA